From Dehalococcoidales bacterium:
CACCCTGAAGATTAATCTCAATAATGCCGAGGCGGATTCAATCACCACTCAGACTGACGCCGAGGGGCGCTTCACGTTTGATGGGCTTTCCACCGAACCCGGCTATACTTACCAGATAAACACCAAATACCAGGAAGCGGAATACCCCGGTGAATGGCTCAACTTTGATGACGGCGTCCTGGAGAAGTCAGTCGAGTTCACTGTATATGAATCCACCACCGATGATAGTGTGGTTAAAATATCCATGGCGCACGCTATTATCTACCCCGAAGAAGGCGCCCTGCGCATAATGGAATACTACTACTTTACCAATGATACTGACCGCACCTATATCGGCACCAAAGAACTGGCTGATAATCCCGGGACATGGGAAAGCCTCGACTTTTCCTTACCCGGTGGAGCCGAAGACCTATATCCGGAATACGGGCTAATGGAATGCTGTATCTACCCCACCGCAGGTGGCTTTATTGATAGTATGCCCGTCATGCCGGGGAACAGAGAGATTATCTTTTCCTATCTGGTTAAGAACAAATCCGGGGCATTCAACTTGTCCCAGACTATTCATTACCCGCTCGGCAACTACAACCTGCTGGTCCAGGGTGGAGGGGCTAAAGTAAACAGCGACCGGCTGATAGCCGGTGAGCCGCTGGATATCAATGGCACAATCTTCAGCCACTTCTCCGGAAGTGACTTCTCCAGAGGGGAGACGCTGGTTGCCCAGATTACCGGTCTCCCCCAACCAGGTAATCAACAAGCCGCCCTGTGGATAATCCTGACACTGGTAGTACTTACCGGCGGTTTCAGCCTCAGCCGGCTTCTCAAGAAGAGACAGCTCCAGCCGGTACCGGCCGGAGATACCCTGGAACAGAGAAGAGAAAGACTGCTCGGTGAGCTTGCCCGCCTCGATGACGATTTTGATAGCGGTAAAATCAATGAGGCCGCCTATCGCAAACTGAGAGCGGAGAGAAAGTCACAACTGGTTAAACTACTGCGAAGACCAGAAGGGAACATTGGCCACAGATAATGAGAGCAACCGGTTCCACCATCAGGGTTGGGCAATTGAAGTCCAGGGAATTACCAAGTCTTTCGGCAGCAAAGCCGCCCTAGATGGGGTCGACCTCAAAGTAGCACGAGGGGAATCGGTCGTCATTTTCGGTCATAACGGCGCCGGGAAGACCACCTTAATCAAGATTTTATCCACCATTATGAAGCCTACTTCAGGCACAATTATAATGGATGGGCTCAACCTTAAGGACGACGCTGAGCGGATAAGACAGCATATCGGCATAGTCGCCCACCAGACTTTTCTATACGGAAACCTGACGGCTTACGAGAACCTTGATTTCTACAGTCGCATGTACGATGTACCCGGACGTCAGGAACGCATCCGTGAAGTAGTAGAGATGGTCGGCATGACCTCTCGCCTGTATGACCGGGTAAGCACCCTCTCCCGGGGGATGCAGCAAAGGCTATCCATCGCCCGTGCCCTGCTGCACAAACCGGCGATAATGCTCCTCGACGAACCGGAATCCGGCCTGGACCAGCACACCTCCTCCACACTCTGGGATACGCTAAAAACAGAGGGTGAAGAAAAACGCACCATTATCCTGACCACTCATGACCTGGAACGCGGGCTGGAACTGGGTGAGCATCTGATGATACTATCCCAGGGAAAGATTGCCTATGAAGCGTCAAGGCAAACCCTGGACCTGGCAGCGCTAAAGGAAATCTACGGGCGCTACACAAAGATTGAAGCATGAGATTCTGGGCTAAAGTTATCACTATCACCTGGAAGGATGCTCTCTCCGAAATTAGGACCAGAGAAATCATCTTTTCCGTAATGGTCTTTACCCTGCTGGTAATAGTCATCTTCAATTTTGCCTTCAGCGCCAGCCAGCAGATGATAGAGCTGGTAGCTCCGGGTATCCTGTGGGTAACCTTTGCCTTTGCCGGTGTGCTCAGCCTTAACCGCTCCTTCATCATGGAAAAAGAGCAGGACTGCCTTGCCGGACTGATGATCTGTCCGGTAAGCCGGGAGGTTATTTATACCGGCAAGATGCTGGCCAGTTTAGTCTTTATGCTTATTATAGAAGCGATAGCGCTGCCTATCTTTTCTTTCTTTTTCAATCTGGCGGTCTTATCACCCCAGATTATTGCGATCACTTTTCTGACCACAGTGGGATTTGTAGCCGTTGGTACCCTTTTTTCAGCTTTAGCCGTTAACACGAAGGCAAGGGAGATGGTGCTGCCCATCCTTTTCTTACCTATCATTGTCCCGGTGATTATCAGTGCCGTTGAAGCTTCCGGGCTAGCGCTAGCCGGCAAACCCTGGAGCAGCCTGGCCCCCTGGCTTCAGATAATAGGAGCTTTTGATGCTATCTTCCTGGTAGTCTCCTATTTAGTCTTAGCCTTCATTATTGAAGAATGAAAAGAGAGCTTAAAAGAAGGAGAGGAGAACAATGAAAAGAAGAGTCCTGCTCTGGTTGAGCCTGGCGCTGATGATGGTCTCCCTGTATCTCGTCTTCATCTATGTCCCCACAGAGAGAGAGATGGGAATCATCCAAAGAATCTTCTACCTCATGGTCCCGGTAGGCTGGCTGGCTCTGCTTGCCTTCACCATTGTCTTCATCGGCAGTATCCTCTATCTGGTTAAGAAGAGCCGTAAATGGGACACCCTGGCCCACTCCTCCGCGGAGGTGGGACTGGTCTTTACCTCGCTGGCTCTAATCACCGGCTCTATCTGGGCAAAGCCCGTCTGGGGGGTATGGTGGACCTGGGCGGAGCCCCGTTTAACGGCTACTCTCGTTCTGTGGTTCATCTACATCGCCTACCTCATGGTACGCTCTTTTGCTGTTGATGAATCACGGGGCGCTACTTTTGCTGCTGTCGTGGGCATCATCGGTTTCGTGGACTTGCCCATCATCGCCCTGGCCACCACCCTCTGGCGGGGGATGCACCCCGGGCCAATGATCTTCCAGGGCGGGGTAGCCCCGGCAATGATGGTAACGCTTCTGGTCAGTATCATTGCCTTCACCGCCTTGTTTTCTCTACTGCTTATCCAGCGAGTCTCCACCAGGAACGATGAGATAGAAATTGAGAGATTGAAAAAATTACCCGGTTAAGCTTATAATTTGATTTTAATCAAGGAGATACCATAAAATGGAAAATGCAGGGTACTTATTAGCAGCCTTCGGCTTGGTCTGGGCAGTTGTCTTCGGTTACATCCTGCTACTGTTAAATCGACAGCAAAAGATACAGCGTGACATCGAATCGCTAAGAAAACTAGCTGAAAAGAAATAGAGGGTCGGGAATTTTACCAAGGGATGCCTTTACTCAGGGACATACAGCTAAAAGATGAGTTTCGCAGTGAGCTATTGCGAGAGATATTCTCCATCCAGGAAGAAGAACGGAGAAGAATCGCCCGTGAACTGCACGATGAGACCAGCCAGGCCCTGGCCAGCCTGAATGCCAACCTGGAAGCGGCTTTAGGCATGTTACCCGGTGACGCCGACAAAGTCAGAGCCAGGTTAAAAGAAGCGCAGATGATATCCATCAGCATCCTGGATGAAATACATAAAATAATTTATGAACTTCGTCCCTCGTTACTTGATGATTTGGGGTTGGGTCCGGCGGTACGATGGCTGGCCGAAGTCAACCTGGAAACAGCCGGCATCAAGGTTGATTTCAAGGCAACTGGTAAAGAGCGGAGATTACCCCCGCAACTGGAAACAACCCTCTTCCGAATCACCAAGGAA
This genomic window contains:
- a CDS encoding carboxypeptidase-like regulatory domain-containing protein, which gives rise to MIKRIALLLTIFILGLSSPVLAAEPGDGIINGQMINGTEGAGIVAGQDVTLKINLNNAEADSITTQTDAEGRFTFDGLSTEPGYTYQINTKYQEAEYPGEWLNFDDGVLEKSVEFTVYESTTDDSVVKISMAHAIIYPEEGALRIMEYYYFTNDTDRTYIGTKELADNPGTWESLDFSLPGGAEDLYPEYGLMECCIYPTAGGFIDSMPVMPGNREIIFSYLVKNKSGAFNLSQTIHYPLGNYNLLVQGGGAKVNSDRLIAGEPLDINGTIFSHFSGSDFSRGETLVAQITGLPQPGNQQAALWIILTLVVLTGGFSLSRLLKKRQLQPVPAGDTLEQRRERLLGELARLDDDFDSGKINEAAYRKLRAERKSQLVKLLRRPEGNIGHR
- a CDS encoding ABC transporter ATP-binding protein, giving the protein MATDNESNRFHHQGWAIEVQGITKSFGSKAALDGVDLKVARGESVVIFGHNGAGKTTLIKILSTIMKPTSGTIIMDGLNLKDDAERIRQHIGIVAHQTFLYGNLTAYENLDFYSRMYDVPGRQERIREVVEMVGMTSRLYDRVSTLSRGMQQRLSIARALLHKPAIMLLDEPESGLDQHTSSTLWDTLKTEGEEKRTIILTTHDLERGLELGEHLMILSQGKIAYEASRQTLDLAALKEIYGRYTKIEA
- a CDS encoding heme exporter protein CcmB → MRFWAKVITITWKDALSEIRTREIIFSVMVFTLLVIVIFNFAFSASQQMIELVAPGILWVTFAFAGVLSLNRSFIMEKEQDCLAGLMICPVSREVIYTGKMLASLVFMLIIEAIALPIFSFFFNLAVLSPQIIAITFLTTVGFVAVGTLFSALAVNTKAREMVLPILFLPIIVPVIISAVEASGLALAGKPWSSLAPWLQIIGAFDAIFLVVSYLVLAFIIEE
- a CDS encoding cytochrome c biogenesis protein — its product is MKRRVLLWLSLALMMVSLYLVFIYVPTEREMGIIQRIFYLMVPVGWLALLAFTIVFIGSILYLVKKSRKWDTLAHSSAEVGLVFTSLALITGSIWAKPVWGVWWTWAEPRLTATLVLWFIYIAYLMVRSFAVDESRGATFAAVVGIIGFVDLPIIALATTLWRGMHPGPMIFQGGVAPAMMVTLLVSIIAFTALFSLLLIQRVSTRNDEIEIERLKKLPG
- a CDS encoding sensor histidine kinase produces the protein MPLLRDIQLKDEFRSELLREIFSIQEEERRRIARELHDETSQALASLNANLEAALGMLPGDADKVRARLKEAQMISISILDEIHKIIYELRPSLLDDLGLGPAVRWLAEVNLETAGIKVDFKATGKERRLPPQLETTLFRITKEAFSNITRHAHARNVSLDLHFRKNSVKVRIQDDGTGFDVEEAINSKERPRGLGLLGMKERVELMNGMLNIYSRPGDGGTVIDIEIPLKQEVVGGENKDTGRG